The Lacipirellula parvula genome window below encodes:
- a CDS encoding sodium:solute symporter family transporter, with product MAPSVTIAVARLQRCTAFVCGAAIVCLASLHSAAGAELPKFTQAPIRWEQLAPLPDAVGFAGSVAGLDRGTLLVAGGANFPQGRPWDGATKTWHDRVFVLRANAKEWEELAARLPRPLGYAVSATTPYGIAVVGGNNADGVYSDAFLLRIEDNDLVTEPLPPLPLPLANAAGAMIGATLYIAGGQSAADANKIESCFLSIDLAQPADKRAWVELETWPGPPRMLATAGVQEGAFYLFGGVELSADAAGTIQRRYLKDGYRYQPQQGWRQVADMPRPVAAAPTPAPALGTSHLLIVGGDDGENASRVAELKDSHPGFPRASLAYHTVTDRWVSAEELPFSLATTPTIRDGASVIIPGGETRPGVRTNEVWRGTLTPQRAEFGLLNLSVLGVYPLIMLGIGVWCSRRSKDADGFFRGGQRIPWWAAGLSIYATMLSSITFMAIPAKAFFSNWWFIFSQISVIVLAPVIIAVYLPFFRQLNLTSAYEYLEHRFNLAVRWFGSASFIAFQIARTGIVLYLPALALSTVSSIDTTTCIVGMTLLTIVVTYFGGMEAVIWTDVAQSIILLAAAALSLAVIAWQLDGSTIDLFRAAASDGKFFPAIPVSPDFAIESVWVLVLGTFFATLISYTSNQEVVQRFMTTSDEKQAARAIWVNAWLSLPSGMLFFAVGTALYLFYQQFPERLDPGLARNDAIYPFFMVHELPPGLAGFVVAGIFAAAQPTSSLNSVATAVVTDFYQRMRPAASPKSRVRVGRAATIITGLAGMAVALTMEQFPVESLWELFLNVLGLTTGILAGLFSLGILTKRAHGTGALLGVAACIAAMWAVSEYGDVHAMMYGCLAVVVSFGAGYLFSLLLPGATKQLEGLTIHTQRSIASSPVSASLAALAAHS from the coding sequence ATGGCCCCATCAGTTACCATTGCTGTCGCGCGGCTGCAGCGTTGCACCGCCTTCGTCTGCGGGGCGGCAATCGTCTGCCTTGCATCCTTACATTCCGCCGCAGGAGCTGAGTTGCCAAAGTTCACGCAAGCGCCCATTCGGTGGGAGCAACTCGCTCCGCTGCCCGACGCGGTCGGATTCGCTGGTTCCGTGGCGGGACTTGATCGCGGGACGCTGCTGGTCGCGGGCGGTGCGAACTTCCCACAAGGGCGCCCCTGGGACGGCGCGACGAAAACCTGGCATGATCGCGTCTTCGTCCTCCGTGCTAACGCGAAGGAGTGGGAAGAACTTGCTGCCCGCCTACCGCGGCCGCTCGGTTATGCGGTTTCAGCAACGACGCCGTATGGCATCGCCGTGGTCGGCGGCAACAATGCCGACGGAGTTTACAGCGACGCATTCTTACTGCGGATTGAAGACAATGATTTAGTGACCGAACCGTTGCCGCCGCTACCGCTGCCGCTCGCAAACGCGGCGGGGGCGATGATCGGCGCGACGCTCTACATCGCCGGCGGGCAATCGGCGGCGGATGCCAACAAGATCGAGTCCTGTTTCCTCTCGATCGATCTCGCCCAACCTGCCGACAAGCGTGCGTGGGTTGAACTCGAAACATGGCCCGGTCCGCCGCGGATGCTGGCAACGGCCGGCGTCCAGGAAGGAGCGTTTTACCTCTTTGGCGGCGTTGAACTCTCCGCCGACGCAGCCGGCACGATTCAGCGGCGCTACTTGAAAGACGGCTACCGTTACCAGCCGCAGCAAGGGTGGCGCCAGGTCGCCGACATGCCGCGACCAGTCGCCGCGGCGCCGACTCCGGCGCCGGCGCTGGGAACTTCGCACCTCTTGATCGTCGGCGGCGATGACGGCGAAAACGCCTCACGAGTAGCGGAACTTAAGGACTCGCACCCCGGCTTCCCCCGTGCGAGCTTGGCTTACCACACCGTCACCGATCGCTGGGTATCCGCCGAGGAACTTCCCTTCTCGCTCGCCACGACGCCGACGATCCGCGACGGTGCGAGCGTCATCATCCCAGGCGGCGAAACTCGTCCCGGCGTACGCACCAATGAAGTGTGGCGGGGTACGCTCACCCCGCAGCGCGCGGAGTTCGGACTTCTCAATCTTTCCGTCCTGGGCGTGTATCCGCTGATCATGCTCGGCATCGGAGTGTGGTGTTCGCGCCGATCGAAAGACGCCGATGGTTTTTTTCGCGGCGGCCAGAGAATCCCGTGGTGGGCCGCCGGGCTGAGCATCTATGCCACGATGCTCAGTTCGATCACGTTCATGGCGATTCCGGCCAAGGCCTTCTTTAGCAATTGGTGGTTCATCTTCAGTCAGATATCAGTGATCGTGCTGGCGCCGGTGATCATTGCCGTCTACTTGCCGTTTTTCCGGCAGCTCAATCTCACGAGTGCGTACGAATATTTGGAGCATCGCTTCAATCTGGCGGTCCGCTGGTTCGGTAGCGCTTCGTTCATCGCGTTTCAGATCGCTCGCACTGGCATCGTCCTCTACCTGCCGGCGCTGGCCCTGTCGACGGTGAGCAGCATCGACACCACCACCTGCATCGTGGGAATGACGCTGCTGACGATCGTCGTCACCTACTTCGGGGGAATGGAGGCGGTGATTTGGACCGACGTCGCGCAGTCGATCATCCTCCTCGCGGCGGCGGCGCTATCGCTGGCCGTAATCGCCTGGCAACTCGATGGCTCGACGATCGACTTATTTCGCGCGGCGGCGAGCGATGGCAAGTTTTTCCCCGCGATTCCCGTGTCGCCTGATTTCGCCATCGAGTCGGTGTGGGTGTTGGTGCTTGGAACATTCTTCGCCACGCTCATCTCCTACACCTCGAACCAAGAAGTCGTGCAGCGATTCATGACCACCAGCGATGAAAAGCAAGCCGCCCGCGCGATCTGGGTAAACGCCTGGCTGTCGCTGCCGTCGGGGATGCTGTTCTTCGCCGTGGGCACGGCGCTCTACCTCTTTTATCAGCAGTTCCCTGAACGCCTCGACCCGGGCCTCGCGCGGAATGATGCGATTTACCCGTTCTTCATGGTCCACGAACTTCCGCCCGGATTGGCAGGTTTTGTGGTCGCCGGTATCTTTGCCGCCGCCCAGCCAACGAGCAGCCTCAACAGCGTCGCCACGGCGGTGGTCACCGATTTCTATCAGCGGATGCGGCCCGCAGCGAGTCCGAAGAGTCGCGTCCGCGTCGGCCGCGCGGCAACGATCATCACCGGGCTGGCCGGCATGGCAGTCGCGCTCACGATGGAGCAGTTTCCCGTCGAATCGCTTTGGGAATTGTTCCTCAACGTGCTCGGTTTAACCACCGGCATACTGGCAGGTCTCTTCTCGCTTGGCATTCTGACGAAGCGAGCTCATGGAACGGGCGCGCTACTCGGCGTCGCGGCGTGCATTGCGGCGATGTGGGCGGTGTCTGAGTACGGAGACGTTCACGCGATGATGTACGGCTGCTTGGCCGTCGTCGTCAGCTTTGGCGCCGGCTATCTTTTTAGCTTGCTGCTCCCCGGCGCCACGAAGCAACTGGAGGGGTTGACGATTCATACGCAGCGATCGATCGCGTCCTCGCCAGTGTCGGCATCGTTGGCTGCGCTTGCCGCGCACTCCTAG
- a CDS encoding dihydrodipicolinate synthase family protein yields the protein MTQPLTGLIAATYTPMHEDGSLNLDAVPAMVNHLERSGVRGIYICGSTGEGVSLTGVERCDVAEAYISAAKGRLRTIVQVGHNSIAEARQLASHAQRCGADAFSAIPPFYYKIETMQMLVDCAAQIAGGAPELPFYYYHIPAFTGTSVDMVDFMSAAGLRIPNLVGLKYTAHKVFEFQACRELNNGRFDVVWGADEMLLAGLAVGARGAIGSTYNIAAPLYRDIIDAYDRQDMELAQELQMRSVALVRLLNKYPFHAATKVVLELYGLEAGPCREPLASLSKAQKAQLAIDLEESGCWEWLRPGEAAATKPKHAVSNGVAARE from the coding sequence ATGACTCAACCCCTCACGGGATTAATTGCTGCGACCTACACCCCGATGCACGAGGATGGTTCGCTCAACCTCGACGCCGTCCCCGCGATGGTCAACCACTTGGAACGCTCGGGCGTCCGCGGTATCTACATCTGCGGCAGCACAGGCGAAGGGGTCTCGCTTACCGGCGTTGAGCGTTGCGACGTCGCCGAGGCGTACATCAGCGCGGCCAAGGGGCGGCTGAGAACGATCGTGCAGGTCGGGCACAACTCGATCGCCGAGGCCCGGCAGCTGGCGAGTCACGCCCAGCGATGCGGCGCCGACGCCTTCTCGGCAATTCCGCCCTTCTACTACAAAATCGAGACGATGCAGATGCTCGTCGATTGCGCCGCGCAGATCGCCGGCGGCGCGCCGGAATTGCCGTTCTACTACTACCACATTCCGGCGTTCACCGGCACTTCGGTCGACATGGTCGATTTCATGTCCGCGGCGGGCTTGCGGATTCCTAACCTGGTCGGCCTCAAATACACAGCCCACAAAGTTTTCGAATTCCAAGCATGTCGGGAACTCAACAACGGCCGCTTCGACGTCGTGTGGGGCGCCGATGAGATGCTGCTCGCTGGCCTGGCAGTTGGCGCTCGGGGAGCGATCGGCAGCACCTACAACATTGCCGCGCCGCTCTATCGCGACATCATCGACGCGTACGATCGCCAAGACATGGAGCTTGCGCAAGAACTGCAAATGCGTTCGGTCGCGCTCGTGCGGTTGCTCAACAAATATCCGTTCCATGCGGCGACGAAGGTGGTCCTCGAACTGTACGGCCTCGAAGCGGGACCATGCCGTGAGCCGCTGGCCTCGCTTAGCAAGGCCCAGAAGGCTCAGTTGGCGATCGATCTTGAAGAATCGGGCTGCTGGGAATGGCTGCGGCCAGGCGAAGCGGCCGCCACGAAGCCGAAGCACGCTGTCTCCAACGGCGTGGCGGCGCGCGAGTAG
- a CDS encoding sugar kinase, which produces MPLHVLSPDQCHFDCVALGEVMLRLDPGEGRIRRTRSFQAWEGGGEYNVARGLRRCFGLRTAVVTSLVDNEVGRLVEDLMLQGGVDLSYLQWQADDGIGRRVRNGLNFTERGFGVRGALGVSDRGHTAVSQLTVGSVDWDALFGTQKTRWFHTGGIFASLSDSTAEVAIEACKKASANGAIVSYDLNYRPSLWKDRGGVERAREVNRQLAPLVDVMIGNEEDFSVGLGIEVGGASELLEGEGDFARMVDAATSEFPNFKLVGTTLRSVKSATVNDWSAICWYDGAIYRSNKYPALEIFDRVGGGDSFASGLIYGFLSGQAPQTAVNLGAAHGALAMTTPGDNSMASLAEVVKLAAGGNARVVR; this is translated from the coding sequence GTGCCGCTTCACGTCCTCTCGCCAGACCAGTGCCATTTCGATTGCGTCGCACTTGGCGAGGTGATGCTACGGCTCGACCCGGGCGAAGGACGTATTCGCCGCACGCGCAGCTTTCAGGCCTGGGAAGGGGGAGGGGAATACAACGTCGCCCGCGGACTGCGTCGTTGCTTCGGGTTGCGAACCGCCGTCGTCACCTCGCTCGTCGACAATGAAGTCGGTCGGCTGGTCGAAGACCTGATGCTGCAGGGCGGGGTCGATCTGAGCTACCTGCAATGGCAAGCCGACGACGGCATCGGGCGGCGCGTGCGAAATGGCTTGAATTTCACTGAGCGCGGCTTTGGCGTTCGCGGCGCGCTGGGCGTTTCCGATCGCGGGCACACTGCCGTCAGCCAACTCACCGTCGGGTCCGTCGACTGGGATGCGCTGTTCGGCACGCAGAAAACTCGCTGGTTCCACACCGGCGGTATTTTTGCCTCGCTCTCCGACTCGACGGCTGAAGTCGCCATCGAAGCCTGCAAGAAAGCGAGCGCCAACGGCGCCATCGTCTCCTACGACCTCAACTATCGCCCCAGCCTCTGGAAAGATCGCGGCGGCGTCGAGCGTGCGCGCGAGGTGAACCGGCAGCTCGCGCCGCTGGTCGACGTGATGATTGGCAACGAAGAGGACTTCTCGGTCGGGCTCGGCATCGAAGTCGGCGGCGCTTCGGAATTGCTCGAAGGCGAAGGAGACTTCGCCCGGATGGTCGACGCCGCCACTTCGGAGTTTCCGAACTTCAAGCTCGTAGGGACGACGCTGCGTTCGGTGAAGTCGGCGACGGTGAACGATTGGTCGGCCATCTGCTGGTACGACGGGGCAATCTACCGTTCTAACAAGTACCCGGCACTGGAGATCTTCGACCGGGTCGGCGGCGGCGATAGTTTTGCGTCCGGTCTGATCTACGGATTCCTCAGCGGCCAAGCGCCGCAGACCGCCGTCAATCTCGGCGCCGCCCATGGCGCATTGGCGATGACGACGCCCGGCGACAACTCGATGGCTTCGCTTGCGGAAGTTGTGAAGCTTGCCGCCGGCGGCAACGCTCGCGTCGTTAGGTAA
- a CDS encoding family 16 glycoside hydrolase, whose product MASRNGFFPICCASFVLLSASFSLAQPATIRIDAAKEIHRLSPLLSGACIEDVNHEIYGGLYSQMIFGESFQEPALASPIEGMAAYGGDWKIAHEILQSPAGDGNKIVAKDATFADGEASVEIWFDDNAAGNAGLIIRTSQPGIGADRFVGYEIALDPERQVVRLGRHRHDFTLLQDAACDVPTQEWVTLRVVAEGSQLEIFVNGQNVLTYDDADPHAIETGAVGLRQFHRAARYRNLQAGATGQTRAIPFTPAKANGQAISRMWQPIRTGDVQPAFELPRTNPFVGVQSQHIKFTAGTGEAGIANRGLNGWGLHFEAGQPYEGELYLRADEPCELYVALENKDGSRVLAEQTLHVAAGNWRKLDFKLTPSATVRDGRFTIKLRRPGNVVVGYVFLQPGSWGRFKDLPVRRDVAELLQQQGIRLLRYGGTMVNNDEYRWQKMIGPRATRPPYDGHWYDYSTNGWGIIDFMNFCEAADFEYVPTFSMGETPESMAQFIMYATAPAESEWGAKRARDGHPEPYRLKYLQLGNEERVDLDYAARFKERAEAIWKVDPNIQLIVGDFVYDHPITDPQCITGAASGITTLDGQRSILEFAKAAGHEVWFDVHVWTDGPDRHQTLEGMFSFIDALENLQTGADFKVVVFEFNANNHDQRRAIGNALALHSVERDGRIPIALSANCLQPDGQNDNGWDQGLLFLNPSQAWLQPPGYVTQMYSQAAQPRLVACEVAGAESLDANAKLSDDGKSLTCTIVNSGSAAVGVSLVIDGYRPASKQVVATSLAGPLAVANTAEQPERLTPQRREWRFGDLSTGAEFRFEPYSVTTIEFK is encoded by the coding sequence ATGGCATCACGCAACGGCTTTTTCCCGATTTGCTGCGCAAGTTTTGTTCTGCTGTCCGCGAGCTTCTCGCTTGCCCAACCGGCGACGATCCGCATCGACGCAGCGAAGGAAATCCACCGCCTGTCGCCGCTGCTGTCCGGCGCGTGCATCGAAGACGTCAACCACGAGATCTACGGCGGGCTCTACAGCCAGATGATCTTCGGCGAGAGTTTCCAGGAGCCGGCCCTTGCTTCTCCGATTGAGGGGATGGCCGCGTACGGAGGCGACTGGAAAATCGCCCACGAAATCCTGCAAAGCCCCGCGGGCGACGGGAACAAGATCGTCGCCAAGGACGCTACGTTTGCCGACGGCGAAGCGAGCGTTGAGATCTGGTTCGACGACAACGCCGCGGGGAACGCCGGTCTCATCATCCGCACATCGCAGCCGGGCATCGGCGCCGACCGCTTCGTGGGATACGAGATCGCTCTCGATCCAGAACGGCAAGTCGTGCGACTCGGTCGCCATCGTCACGATTTTACGTTGCTGCAAGACGCCGCGTGCGACGTGCCGACGCAGGAGTGGGTAACGCTTCGCGTCGTGGCTGAAGGGTCGCAGTTGGAAATCTTCGTAAACGGCCAGAATGTTCTCACCTACGACGACGCCGATCCGCATGCCATCGAAACCGGGGCTGTTGGCCTCCGGCAGTTTCATCGCGCGGCACGCTATCGGAACCTCCAAGCGGGCGCCACTGGGCAGACGCGGGCAATTCCCTTCACGCCCGCGAAAGCGAATGGCCAGGCAATCAGCCGCATGTGGCAGCCGATTCGGACTGGCGACGTGCAGCCGGCGTTCGAACTCCCGCGGACCAATCCATTTGTCGGCGTGCAAAGCCAGCACATCAAGTTCACCGCAGGAACCGGCGAAGCGGGCATCGCCAATCGCGGCCTCAACGGCTGGGGACTCCATTTCGAAGCAGGGCAGCCGTACGAGGGCGAGTTGTACCTTCGCGCCGACGAACCGTGTGAGTTGTACGTTGCGCTTGAGAACAAGGATGGTTCGCGAGTCCTCGCCGAGCAGACGCTGCATGTCGCGGCTGGGAATTGGAGGAAGCTTGACTTCAAGCTCACTCCCTCCGCCACCGTTCGCGATGGGCGGTTTACGATCAAGCTGCGTCGGCCAGGTAACGTCGTCGTAGGTTACGTGTTCCTGCAACCGGGCAGTTGGGGTCGGTTCAAAGACTTGCCAGTTCGCCGCGACGTAGCGGAGCTCCTGCAACAGCAGGGAATCCGGCTGCTTCGCTACGGCGGCACGATGGTCAACAACGACGAGTATCGCTGGCAGAAAATGATTGGGCCGCGCGCGACGCGGCCGCCGTACGACGGTCACTGGTACGACTACTCGACCAACGGCTGGGGAATCATCGACTTCATGAACTTCTGCGAGGCGGCCGACTTCGAGTACGTGCCAACCTTCAGCATGGGTGAAACGCCGGAGAGCATGGCTCAGTTCATCATGTACGCCACGGCGCCGGCGGAGAGCGAGTGGGGCGCCAAGCGGGCGCGCGACGGGCATCCGGAACCATACCGACTGAAGTATTTGCAATTGGGCAACGAAGAGCGGGTCGATCTGGATTATGCCGCCCGCTTCAAGGAGCGTGCCGAAGCGATCTGGAAGGTCGACCCGAACATTCAACTGATCGTCGGCGACTTCGTCTACGATCACCCGATCACCGATCCGCAATGCATCACCGGGGCCGCCTCGGGGATCACGACGCTCGATGGTCAACGGAGCATCCTGGAGTTCGCGAAAGCGGCCGGGCATGAAGTTTGGTTCGACGTCCACGTCTGGACCGACGGGCCCGACCGCCATCAAACGCTGGAGGGGATGTTCTCGTTTATAGACGCCCTGGAGAATCTGCAGACAGGCGCGGACTTCAAGGTGGTCGTCTTTGAATTCAATGCAAACAATCACGACCAGCGGCGTGCGATCGGCAATGCGCTTGCGCTCCACTCGGTGGAGCGCGACGGCCGTATTCCGATCGCCCTCTCGGCGAACTGTCTACAGCCCGACGGCCAGAACGACAATGGCTGGGACCAGGGACTGCTCTTTCTCAATCCCTCACAAGCCTGGCTGCAGCCGCCGGGGTATGTCACGCAGATGTATTCGCAAGCGGCCCAACCGCGGCTTGTCGCGTGCGAGGTCGCCGGCGCCGAGTCGCTCGACGCCAATGCGAAGCTGAGCGATGACGGCAAGTCGCTCACTTGCACCATCGTCAACTCAGGCTCGGCCGCCGTCGGCGTCTCGCTGGTCATCGACGGCTATCGACCCGCGAGCAAACAAGTCGTCGCGACCAGCCTGGCGGGGCCGCTCGCCGTGGCGAACACTGCCGAGCAACCGGAGCGCCTCACGCCGCAGCGGCGGGAGTGGAGGTTTGGCGATCTATCGACAGGCGCGGAGTTTCGCTTTGAGCCTTACTCTGTCACGACGATCGAGTTCAAATAG
- a CDS encoding substrate-binding domain-containing protein, producing the protein MAEVATTTPKIVDLADQLVADIHQRKLQPGDRYLTTADASRMLGVGNGVANRALQLLERRQVITRQQRRGAFISGPVQQSSPAPLRRVHFLVHQNYLTSEGIGNDLVLLGIQEELPGVHVQISFLPTMNAKEFVAELIDDSLTAKTRDGFILVRTPHDVQQLVCDRGVPGVVYGARYPGITRLTRFDRDMSAIGELAANYLLERGHRQIGYLSRQQVLPGDHDTMDAFRRCVGERGLLAHQLIERFLPSSTEVCEAEVRHLLARDDRPTGFICRSRLMADAVANVVAEQGLELYRDVDVVVCDYYLLPNQQPAYVFPRPIYSAEEQGKRMARLLAAQSRGEAAGDQIIPVELDAMAAASDDSAGLKRSV; encoded by the coding sequence ATGGCTGAAGTCGCTACCACAACGCCGAAGATCGTCGACCTGGCGGACCAGTTGGTGGCCGATATCCACCAGCGGAAACTCCAGCCGGGCGATCGTTATCTGACGACGGCCGATGCGTCGCGGATGCTCGGCGTTGGCAACGGCGTAGCGAATCGCGCTCTGCAGCTGTTGGAACGCCGCCAAGTGATCACGCGGCAGCAGCGGCGCGGGGCGTTCATCTCCGGGCCCGTTCAGCAAAGCTCCCCTGCCCCGTTGCGGCGGGTTCACTTTCTCGTTCACCAGAATTACCTCACCTCCGAAGGCATCGGCAACGACTTGGTGCTTCTCGGGATTCAAGAGGAACTTCCTGGCGTGCACGTGCAGATCAGCTTTCTGCCGACGATGAACGCGAAGGAGTTCGTCGCCGAGCTGATCGACGATTCGCTCACGGCGAAGACCCGGGACGGATTCATCCTGGTCCGTACGCCGCACGATGTGCAGCAGCTCGTTTGCGATCGCGGCGTCCCGGGAGTCGTCTACGGCGCCCGCTACCCCGGCATCACGCGGCTGACGCGGTTCGACCGCGATATGTCGGCGATCGGCGAATTGGCGGCGAACTATCTACTCGAACGCGGCCACCGCCAGATTGGTTACCTCTCACGCCAGCAAGTCTTGCCGGGCGATCACGACACCATGGACGCCTTCCGGCGTTGCGTCGGCGAGCGCGGGCTCCTGGCTCACCAGCTCATCGAGCGGTTCCTTCCCTCGTCGACGGAAGTCTGTGAAGCCGAGGTTCGCCATCTGCTGGCTCGCGATGATCGACCTACAGGATTTATCTGCCGCTCGCGGCTGATGGCCGACGCCGTCGCCAATGTCGTGGCGGAGCAAGGGTTGGAACTTTACCGCGACGTCGACGTCGTGGTGTGCGACTACTACTTGTTACCAAATCAACAGCCTGCCTACGTGTTCCCGCGTCCGATTTACTCGGCCGAGGAGCAAGGCAAGCGGATGGCCCGCCTGCTGGCGGCGCAGTCGCGCGGCGAGGCTGCCGGCGACCAGATTATTCCCGTCGAGCTCGATGCAATGGCAGCGGCGAGCGACGACAGCGCAGGACTGAAGCGGTCGGTCTAG
- the glsA gene encoding glutaminase A — MFAHAANNEDAFESFVSTGRLPPRDRVAQLVQSAYERYRTNSEGENSQVYPALARVPSELFGISVVDASGEVISAGDAEHEFTIMSVSKPFVFALVCQLLGPQQLKEKVGVNATGRAFNSLAAVEAGDDGRTNPMVNAGAIATTSLVPGDSPEAQWQFIHEGLSRFAGRELQLDDEVYASATATNFRNQALARLLQSFDRLYMDPAAAIDLYTKQCSLNVTAKDLAVMGATLADGGVNPITRERVVDPAVCHYVLAVMATAGLYETSGDWLYEIGLPGKSGISGGIVAVSPGKGGLGTFAPPLDAAGNSVKGQLVARRLSQSLGLDLFLSQSEA; from the coding sequence ATGTTCGCGCACGCAGCAAATAATGAAGACGCTTTCGAGTCGTTCGTCTCCACCGGCAGACTGCCGCCGCGCGATCGCGTCGCGCAGTTGGTGCAGAGCGCCTACGAGCGTTATCGCACGAACTCAGAGGGAGAAAATTCGCAGGTCTACCCTGCCCTTGCCCGCGTGCCGAGCGAGCTCTTTGGCATCAGCGTCGTCGACGCCAGTGGCGAAGTGATCTCCGCCGGCGACGCGGAGCACGAGTTCACGATCATGAGCGTCTCGAAGCCGTTTGTCTTCGCGCTCGTCTGCCAACTGCTGGGGCCGCAGCAACTCAAAGAGAAGGTCGGCGTCAACGCCACCGGCCGCGCGTTCAACTCGCTCGCAGCAGTCGAAGCGGGCGACGACGGCCGGACGAACCCGATGGTCAACGCCGGCGCGATCGCGACGACCAGCTTGGTTCCCGGCGACTCGCCCGAAGCCCAATGGCAGTTCATCCACGAAGGGCTCTCGCGATTCGCCGGGCGCGAGTTGCAACTCGATGACGAAGTCTACGCTTCAGCGACCGCGACGAACTTTCGCAATCAGGCCCTCGCGCGATTGCTGCAAAGTTTCGACCGCCTCTACATGGATCCGGCGGCGGCGATCGATCTCTACACGAAGCAATGTTCCCTGAACGTCACAGCGAAGGATCTCGCTGTGATGGGGGCCACGCTCGCCGACGGCGGCGTGAACCCGATCACGCGGGAGCGCGTCGTCGACCCCGCTGTCTGCCACTACGTCCTCGCGGTGATGGCGACCGCGGGTCTGTACGAAACCTCCGGCGACTGGCTTTACGAGATCGGCCTGCCCGGCAAGAGCGGCATCAGCGGCGGCATCGTGGCCGTTTCCCCCGGCAAGGGTGGCCTAGGGACGTTCGCCCCGCCGCTCGACGCCGCGGGCAACAGCGTGAAGGGCCAACTCGTCGCGCGGCGTCTCTCGCAGAGTCTCGGACTCGACTTGTTCCTCTCGCAGTCCGAGGCGTAA
- a CDS encoding exo-alpha-sialidase → MTKELMSVELHVCKVVCRKLAVVAGVVAASCAPAPQATAGVFKVPVYQSGTEGYNIYRIPTMVKAANGDLLAFAEAREGGDASEIDIVVKRSTNAGKTWSPLEVVQDNADFRQYFPAGQTPPPITVGNQSPVVDMLDPAHPGRIWLPFTLENDRVFISYSDDHGVTWSNQVEITSTAKNPTWDWYATGPVQGIQLTRGDHAGRLIIPSDHGAPNAAQGAHVLYSDDHGQTWQIGAVDTNVRSQSDSSPNENFAVELVDGRVYFNARDGHADNPGNRVFAYSSDGGMTYDQPQFVHDPRITTPVVQNSGIRFRAVDEGDAENVILYSGPGNASARRDLTIRVSNDETASWSKSTVIHQGPAAYSDLVKLNDERFGVLFEAGDSLYDEILFAYMDYDDLDPAPWNGVHGDVDQDGVFNQQDVSAFIAAWTPLSGEYFLGGVDSYANGDLNFDGRLSLADVFELRQQLIASGLSAEGLAQLTQVPEASSLQLFVIGLITCALRGTP, encoded by the coding sequence ATGACGAAGGAACTGATGAGCGTGGAATTGCACGTCTGCAAAGTTGTTTGCCGAAAGCTAGCCGTCGTTGCGGGCGTGGTCGCCGCATCCTGCGCGCCGGCGCCCCAGGCGACTGCCGGCGTCTTCAAAGTTCCGGTCTACCAGTCGGGAACCGAGGGCTACAACATCTACCGCATTCCCACGATGGTGAAGGCGGCCAACGGCGATTTGCTTGCCTTCGCCGAAGCCCGCGAGGGAGGCGACGCGAGTGAGATCGACATTGTCGTCAAACGCTCGACGAACGCTGGTAAAACGTGGAGCCCGCTTGAAGTCGTGCAAGACAACGCCGACTTTCGCCAATATTTCCCCGCCGGCCAAACGCCGCCGCCGATTACCGTCGGCAATCAATCGCCGGTGGTCGACATGCTCGATCCTGCCCACCCCGGCCGGATCTGGTTGCCGTTCACGCTGGAGAATGATCGCGTCTTCATTTCCTACAGCGACGACCATGGCGTTACTTGGTCGAACCAGGTCGAAATCACGTCGACTGCTAAGAATCCAACGTGGGATTGGTACGCGACGGGGCCAGTGCAAGGAATTCAACTAACACGCGGCGATCACGCCGGTCGCCTGATCATCCCCTCCGATCACGGGGCCCCGAACGCGGCGCAAGGCGCTCACGTCCTCTACAGCGACGATCACGGCCAAACGTGGCAAATCGGCGCCGTCGACACGAATGTCCGAAGCCAGTCCGACTCGTCGCCGAACGAAAACTTCGCCGTCGAACTTGTTGATGGACGCGTTTACTTCAATGCTCGCGATGGCCATGCCGACAATCCTGGCAATCGCGTCTTCGCCTACAGTAGCGACGGCGGAATGACGTACGATCAGCCGCAGTTCGTCCACGATCCACGGATCACGACGCCGGTCGTGCAGAACTCCGGAATCCGCTTCCGCGCCGTCGACGAAGGCGATGCGGAGAACGTCATTCTTTACTCGGGCCCCGGGAATGCATCGGCTCGGCGAGATCTCACGATTCGCGTCAGCAACGACGAAACGGCGTCTTGGAGCAAGTCGACAGTCATTCACCAGGGCCCCGCGGCCTACTCCGATCTCGTGAAGCTCAATGACGAGCGGTTCGGCGTCCTGTTCGAGGCGGGCGATTCGCTCTACGACGAGATTCTGTTCGCCTACATGGATTACGACGATCTCGATCCCGCGCCGTGGAACGGAGTTCACGGCGACGTCGATCAAGACGGCGTCTTCAATCAGCAAGACGTGTCGGCGTTCATCGCCGCCTGGACTCCGCTATCGGGCGAGTACTTTTTGGGCGGCGTCGACAGCTACGCGAATGGCGATCTTAATTTCGACGGCCGCCTGAGCTTGGCCGACGTGTTCGAACTTCGTCAGCAACTTATCGCGAGCGGGCTTTCAGCTGAAGGGCTGGCTCAACTCACGCAAGTCCCTGAAGCCAGTTCCCTGCAGTTGTTCGTGATCGGCCTGATCACCTGCGCCTTGCGCGGCACGCCTTGA